In Candidatus Binataceae bacterium, a single window of DNA contains:
- a CDS encoding PKD domain-containing protein, producing the protein MALLVVACLGAGRGVSTAQEPDMVSPDTSGAMGAPSAGASPSIEFPHAPRLMVQPIPTYGTAPMVVGFLVTNTNPNSAPIVSYRWSFGDGQLSTLPPTLFYHTYANPGSYVVEVTGTTADGLNSTGIAGVVVRAGP; encoded by the coding sequence TTGGCGCTGCTCGTGGTCGCGTGTTTGGGTGCGGGCCGCGGAGTATCGACTGCACAGGAACCCGACATGGTGTCACCCGACACGAGCGGTGCGATGGGCGCGCCGAGCGCGGGCGCGTCGCCATCGATCGAGTTTCCCCATGCACCGCGATTGATGGTTCAACCGATTCCGACCTATGGGACCGCCCCGATGGTGGTGGGATTCCTAGTTACCAACACCAATCCAAACTCGGCCCCGATTGTCAGCTATCGGTGGAGCTTCGGCGACGGCCAGCTCTCAACTCTTCCGCCGACGCTCTTCTACCACACCTACGCAAATCCCGGCAGCTATGTCGTCGAAGTGACCGGCACGACCGCCGACGGTCTTAATTCCACGGGCATTGCCGGCGTGGTGGTACGCGCCGGCCCGTGA
- a CDS encoding SDR family NAD(P)-dependent oxidoreductase, producing the protein MSLRLEGKNALITGGASGIGRATAIRFAEEGANLCIADRHLGAAEETAAKVRALGRKALAHQVDTSVEREVTMMVERCVGELGGLDVLVAAAGISHARYGEEGTPAMGPLSEKPLADWKKVLSVNLDGVFLTDREVARAMIKAGKGGRIINISSGAAKLPTPGVGEYSVSKAGVWMLTKVLAVELAPYGITANAIGPGFINTPMTANIQQAEGFMKGLIERVPMRRMGEPVDVANTALFLASEEGRYYTGSILHPDGGVVMQ; encoded by the coding sequence AATGCACTGATCACTGGCGGCGCGAGCGGCATCGGACGGGCCACCGCAATTCGTTTCGCGGAAGAGGGCGCCAACCTTTGCATCGCTGATCGCCACCTGGGGGCTGCTGAAGAAACTGCGGCCAAGGTACGCGCGCTCGGCCGCAAAGCGTTGGCGCATCAGGTCGATACCAGCGTCGAACGGGAAGTCACCATGATGGTGGAGCGCTGCGTTGGGGAACTGGGTGGTCTCGATGTCCTGGTCGCAGCCGCCGGAATTTCGCACGCGCGCTACGGCGAGGAAGGCACACCCGCGATGGGTCCGCTGTCCGAGAAGCCGCTTGCGGATTGGAAGAAGGTCCTGAGCGTCAATCTCGATGGTGTTTTCCTCACCGACCGCGAAGTTGCGCGCGCGATGATCAAGGCGGGCAAGGGCGGACGAATCATCAACATCTCTTCGGGTGCGGCCAAGCTGCCAACACCCGGAGTGGGCGAGTATTCCGTCAGCAAGGCCGGCGTCTGGATGCTGACCAAGGTCCTCGCCGTGGAACTGGCTCCTTACGGTATCACCGCCAATGCGATCGGGCCCGGATTCATCAACACGCCGATGACCGCAAACATCCAGCAAGCGGAAGGTTTTATGAAGGGACTCATCGAGCGGGTGCCGATGCGGAGGATGGGTGAACCGGTCGATGTCGCGAATACCGCGTTGTTCCTCGCCAGCGAGGAAGGGCGATACTATACCGGCTCGATTCTTCATCCCGACGGCGGGGTCGTGATGCAGTGA